A single genomic interval of Mucilaginibacter boryungensis harbors:
- a CDS encoding GNAT family N-acetyltransferase, whose amino-acid sequence MPVTLATINDVPELTKLVNKAYRGDSSKKGWTTEAHLLDGNRIDEETMAGYFTVPGIYILKYTNESDGSIDGCVYLEEKDNKLYLGMLSVDPDLQAGGIGRMLLLEAEQFALSLNLHIIGITVISTRTELISWYQRRGYRPTGEMLPFHVAEKFGIPREKIELIVMEKPLKNE is encoded by the coding sequence ATGCCTGTTACATTAGCTACTATAAACGACGTTCCCGAACTTACTAAACTGGTTAACAAAGCCTATCGCGGCGATAGCTCAAAAAAAGGCTGGACAACCGAGGCCCATTTATTGGATGGCAACCGCATTGATGAGGAAACAATGGCCGGCTATTTTACGGTGCCCGGTATTTATATTTTAAAATACACCAACGAAAGCGATGGGTCAATTGATGGTTGTGTTTACCTGGAAGAGAAAGATAATAAGCTTTACCTGGGCATGCTATCTGTCGACCCTGATTTGCAGGCAGGAGGGATAGGACGGATGCTTTTGCTGGAAGCGGAGCAGTTTGCTTTAAGCTTAAACCTGCATATTATAGGCATTACCGTAATATCAACCCGGACTGAATTGATAAGCTGGTACCAGCGCAGGGGGTACCGCCCGACAGGAGAAATGCTGCCATTTCATGTGGCGGAAAAGTTTGGCATCCCGCGGGAAAAGATCGAGCTAATAGTAATGGAAAAACCGCTGAAAAACGAATAA
- a CDS encoding SRPBCC family protein: protein MATITQHINGRSLPNQHNINLKWPERYISVITGVKVGLSGLKHMFSSPFTSILKIGTGGYLLNRGITGHCELYEQVGKTDTEPVKVAIRASVLVGKPRTEVYDFWRKLDNLPLFMSHLKSVEVLDNLSSRWSLKLPTDIASLSWDAEITYDDPGEVIAWESLPGSNIHTTGKVRFVDTPEPDTTLVHVTITYEPPVGVLGAWIAHLVNPLFQKMVQDDVENFKRYMDMSEIISEISE, encoded by the coding sequence ATGGCAACAATAACACAACATATCAACGGCCGTTCGCTGCCGAACCAGCATAACATCAATTTAAAATGGCCCGAGCGTTATATCTCGGTAATAACCGGGGTTAAAGTTGGTTTATCGGGATTAAAACATATGTTTTCGAGCCCATTTACCAGTATCCTTAAAATTGGCACGGGCGGCTACCTGCTTAACAGGGGCATTACCGGCCATTGCGAACTTTATGAGCAAGTGGGCAAAACCGATACCGAACCTGTAAAAGTGGCCATCCGCGCTTCGGTGCTGGTAGGCAAACCGCGCACGGAGGTATATGATTTTTGGCGCAAACTGGATAACCTGCCCCTGTTTATGAGCCATTTAAAGAGCGTGGAAGTACTGGATAACTTATCTTCAAGATGGTCGTTAAAACTACCTACTGATATCGCGTCGCTATCGTGGGATGCAGAAATTACCTACGATGACCCCGGCGAAGTAATTGCCTGGGAATCGTTACCGGGATCGAACATCCATACCACCGGCAAAGTACGTTTTGTTGATACCCCCGAACCGGATACCACCCTGGTGCATGTGACCATAACCTACGAGCCGCCGGTGGGTGTACTTGGCGCGTGGATAGCCCATTTGGTAAATCCGTTATTCCAAAAAATGGTACAGGACGATGTGGAGAACTTCAAGCGGTATATGGACATGAGCGAGATCATTTCGGAGATAAGCGAGTAA
- a CDS encoding TonB-dependent receptor plug domain-containing protein: MKKNDVIVAAGLGLVQLALLSAAARAQDTSRVLQDVVITATKADQKQSQTGKVVTVISRQELQRSSGKSVSQLLAEQAGIMVNGSNANPGLNKSVYLRGADNKHTLILLDGVLIFDPSGVGGAFDLRLLSVDQIDHIEILRGGQSTLYGSDAVAGVINIITKKNAGATPGINGVASAGSYGTAKGNVGLTARVKDLSYNINYSHERSDGVSEAAQPATATSFFDKDGYNQDAVNAQFGIKLSDRFQLNPFVRFLQGKYSYDNGGFTDGDGYFTSKHLNLGTNATYKTDKGLFNLNYSFENTDRNYNGTSPFIGRLNFTELYYKHQLSDHIKILGGIDDRYSSMNAKGNARVDSSANSLGVYTSVFFNNIASVFNLEAGGRYTHHTKFGNNWTYSVTPSVDLIANDKLKVFGTISTSFKAPDLGALYGLYGPNPNLKPEKAQEYEAGASTALFGNFNLRVVAYQRKLTNAIIYLYPQGYLNQDKQNAKGIEVEPSVKLDKLTLRGYYTYFKAEAISKNGAGAEKSLDFLYRRPAHNFGLFAGLQASQKLFVSLNYRHYSQTYDLFYNSKTFANELQSLKAYGLLDGYAEYALIGKKLKVFADVKNILNAKYAELYGYTALGTNFNAGLSFNIQ; the protein is encoded by the coding sequence ATGAAAAAAAATGATGTTATTGTTGCTGCAGGCCTGGGGCTTGTACAACTGGCGCTGCTTAGTGCGGCAGCGCGCGCGCAGGACACCTCACGGGTGCTGCAAGATGTAGTGATTACGGCTACCAAAGCCGACCAAAAACAGTCGCAAACCGGCAAGGTGGTTACCGTTATTTCCCGGCAGGAATTGCAGCGCAGTTCGGGTAAATCGGTTTCGCAATTACTGGCCGAACAGGCGGGTATTATGGTAAATGGGTCAAACGCGAACCCGGGGTTGAACAAAAGCGTTTATTTGCGTGGTGCAGATAACAAACACACTTTAATATTGCTGGATGGCGTGTTGATCTTCGACCCATCGGGCGTAGGCGGCGCTTTTGACCTGCGATTGTTATCTGTTGACCAGATAGACCATATCGAAATCCTGCGTGGCGGGCAATCAACCCTCTACGGGTCAGACGCGGTGGCGGGAGTCATCAATATCATTACTAAAAAGAATGCCGGGGCAACGCCGGGTATTAATGGTGTTGCAAGCGCAGGTAGCTACGGTACAGCTAAGGGTAATGTGGGTTTAACTGCCCGCGTAAAAGACCTGAGCTACAATATCAACTATAGTCACGAACGCAGCGATGGCGTTTCAGAAGCTGCACAGCCTGCCACAGCTACCAGCTTTTTTGATAAGGACGGCTATAACCAGGATGCAGTTAACGCACAATTTGGAATAAAACTAAGTGATAGGTTTCAGCTGAACCCGTTTGTGCGGTTTTTACAAGGCAAGTATAGTTATGATAACGGAGGTTTTACAGATGGCGACGGTTATTTTACAAGCAAGCATTTAAACTTAGGTACAAATGCAACCTATAAAACTGACAAAGGACTGTTTAATTTGAACTACAGCTTTGAAAATACCGACCGTAACTATAATGGCACGAGCCCATTTATCGGTCGCCTTAATTTTACGGAACTATACTATAAACACCAGCTTTCCGATCATATTAAAATATTAGGTGGGATTGATGATCGTTATTCAAGTATGAATGCCAAAGGTAATGCAAGGGTCGATTCGTCGGCTAATTCGTTAGGCGTTTATACTTCGGTTTTCTTCAATAACATCGCTTCTGTCTTTAATCTGGAAGCGGGTGGCAGGTATACCCATCACACCAAATTTGGTAATAACTGGACCTATTCGGTTACCCCATCGGTTGATCTGATCGCTAACGATAAACTAAAAGTATTTGGAACAATATCTACCTCATTTAAAGCGCCCGACTTAGGTGCATTATACGGGCTGTATGGCCCCAACCCAAATCTGAAGCCGGAGAAAGCACAGGAATATGAGGCTGGCGCAAGCACGGCGTTATTCGGCAACTTTAATTTACGGGTAGTGGCTTATCAGCGTAAGCTTACTAATGCTATTATTTATCTGTATCCACAGGGATATCTTAACCAGGATAAACAAAATGCAAAGGGAATTGAAGTGGAGCCGTCTGTTAAGTTAGATAAATTAACCCTGAGAGGATATTACACTTATTTTAAAGCGGAAGCTATCTCTAAAAACGGCGCGGGGGCAGAAAAATCATTGGATTTTCTATACCGTCGCCCGGCACACAACTTTGGTTTATTCGCCGGTTTGCAGGCATCGCAAAAACTGTTTGTGAGTTTAAATTACCGTCATTACAGTCAGACTTACGACCTGTTCTACAACTCCAAAACCTTCGCTAACGAATTGCAAAGCCTTAAAGCTTATGGCTTGCTTGATGGTTATGCAGAATATGCGTTGATAGGTAAAAAGTTGAAAGTATTTGCTGATGTGAAGAATATACTGAACGCAAAATATGCCGAACTGTATGGTTATACGGCCCTGGGCACAAACTTTAATGCCGGGTTAAGTTTCAATATTCAGTAA
- a CDS encoding DUF6580 family putative transport protein: MSEKIKSRNAVLILMIVFAVAMRLVSYKFQWLSNFTPVGAVALFGGAYFSDKWKAYLVPLAALFLSDIAINYLYTGKLVLWYGGSVYVYLCFALMVFIGTMIKKVNVTNVSIASLASVAVHWLIMDLPWLYGTLYPHTLAGYGQSLIAAIPFEKNMILGDAIYGAILFGGFELAKSKYTLLRSKAELAV; this comes from the coding sequence ATGTCAGAAAAAATAAAATCAAGGAACGCGGTACTTATCTTAATGATAGTTTTTGCCGTGGCTATGCGTTTAGTAAGCTATAAGTTTCAATGGCTAAGCAATTTTACGCCGGTAGGCGCAGTAGCGCTGTTTGGCGGCGCTTATTTCAGTGATAAATGGAAAGCCTACCTGGTGCCTTTAGCAGCATTGTTTTTAAGCGATATAGCTATTAACTACCTGTATACCGGCAAACTGGTGTTATGGTATGGCGGTTCGGTTTATGTATACCTTTGCTTTGCGCTGATGGTATTTATTGGCACCATGATAAAGAAAGTAAATGTTACGAATGTATCCATAGCTTCATTAGCATCGGTTGCCGTACATTGGTTAATTATGGATTTGCCATGGTTATACGGTACGCTTTACCCGCACACACTGGCTGGTTACGGTCAATCGCTAATTGCAGCTATTCCGTTTGAAAAGAACATGATATTAGGCGATGCCATTTATGGCGCTATATTATTTGGCGGCTTTGAATTAGCTAAAAGCAAATACACCCTGTTACGCAGCAAGGCGGAACTGGCGGTTTAA
- a CDS encoding SIR2 family NAD-dependent protein deacylase has protein sequence MKKIVILTGAGISAESGLKTFRDSDGLWEGYDIEEVATPQAWARNPALVQEFYNMRRKAVLEAKPNAAHLALVELEKQYEVTIITQNIDDLHERAGSTNVLHLHGIITRSQSSLNPELTYPIDGWELKMGDLCELGSQLRAHVVWFGEDVPMISKAAQLCQKADLFILIGSSLAVYPAAGLVNFVRPEVPKYIVDPVIPDMQSGRMFNKIEKKASIGVPELVANLLDDDI, from the coding sequence ATGAAAAAGATAGTAATACTCACCGGTGCCGGAATAAGTGCGGAGAGCGGCTTAAAAACTTTTAGGGATAGCGATGGATTGTGGGAGGGATATGATATTGAAGAAGTAGCCACACCCCAGGCCTGGGCACGTAATCCGGCCCTGGTGCAGGAGTTTTATAATATGCGCCGTAAAGCCGTACTGGAAGCTAAGCCCAATGCGGCTCATTTGGCACTGGTTGAACTGGAGAAGCAATACGAGGTAACTATCATCACCCAAAATATTGATGATCTGCACGAGCGGGCCGGATCAACCAACGTGCTACATTTACACGGGATCATCACGCGGTCGCAATCGAGTTTGAACCCCGAGTTGACTTACCCAATTGATGGCTGGGAGTTAAAAATGGGCGACCTGTGCGAATTGGGCTCGCAACTGCGCGCACACGTGGTTTGGTTTGGCGAGGATGTGCCCATGATTAGCAAAGCGGCGCAGTTATGCCAAAAGGCCGACCTGTTTATACTCATAGGTTCCTCGCTTGCGGTATACCCCGCAGCCGGTCTGGTAAACTTTGTGCGACCTGAAGTACCAAAATATATTGTTGACCCGGTTATCCCCGATATGCAGAGCGGAAGGATGTTTAACAAAATTGAAAAGAAAGCAAGCATCGGCGTGCCGGAATTGGTAGCTAATCTTCTTGATGATGATATTTAG
- a CDS encoding Dph6-related ATP pyrophosphatase encodes MKCIFNWSGGKDSALALYHCLQNPDIEIKYLLTTVNDSVNRISMHGVRESLLLRQAEEIGIPLYQVRLPEMPGMQEYDDTMRYHLNKLKAEGITHSIFGDIFLEDLKDYRDKRLAEAGLTGIYPLWKRDTRELINEFLSLGFGTVIACTQERLGHLVGQEITPELIAGLPADVDVCGENGEFHTYAFKGPIFKNEIKYQTGERVFKAYNAPKNTDETCGDSTADRPAISGFWYCDLLPLSL; translated from the coding sequence ATGAAATGCATCTTCAACTGGAGCGGCGGTAAGGACAGTGCGCTGGCTTTATACCATTGCCTCCAAAACCCTGATATAGAAATTAAATACCTGCTGACTACCGTTAACGATTCGGTGAACCGGATCTCTATGCATGGCGTACGGGAAAGCCTGTTGCTGCGGCAGGCTGAAGAGATCGGTATCCCATTATACCAGGTGCGCTTGCCCGAAATGCCGGGTATGCAGGAGTATGACGATACCATGCGCTATCACCTTAACAAACTAAAAGCTGAAGGCATCACGCATTCTATTTTTGGAGATATCTTTTTGGAAGACCTGAAAGATTACCGTGATAAGCGTTTGGCAGAGGCGGGATTGACTGGTATTTACCCCCTGTGGAAACGAGACACCCGTGAACTCATTAACGAATTCTTGTCGCTGGGCTTTGGCACCGTGATAGCCTGCACGCAGGAACGCTTAGGCCATTTGGTAGGACAGGAGATAACCCCTGAATTGATTGCCGGGTTGCCGGCGGATGTAGACGTATGCGGCGAGAATGGGGAGTTTCATACCTATGCTTTTAAAGGTCCCATCTTTAAAAATGAAATAAAATATCAAACAGGGGAGCGGGTGTTCAAAGCCTACAACGCCCCCAAAAATACTGACGAAACTTGCGGCGACAGCACCGCCGATAGACCAGCAATCAGTGGGTTTTGGTATTGTGATCTGCTGCCGTTGTCACTCTAA
- a CDS encoding GAF domain-containing protein: MAEDLTINTSTNKAEQYKSLIPQIEGLLYGETDLVANMANVCAALKEQFNWFWVGFYLVKNGELVLGPFQGPVACTRIAKGKGVCGSAWEQAKTLIVPDVDAFPGHIACSSLSKSEIVLPVFSNGEVVGVLDVDASELDQFDETDALYLEQIIQLINFA, translated from the coding sequence ATGGCAGAAGATTTAACCATCAATACATCAACCAACAAGGCTGAACAATACAAATCGTTGATCCCGCAAATTGAAGGCTTGCTTTATGGCGAAACCGACCTGGTAGCCAATATGGCCAATGTATGCGCAGCGTTAAAGGAGCAGTTCAACTGGTTTTGGGTAGGTTTTTACCTGGTGAAGAATGGCGAGCTGGTATTAGGGCCATTCCAGGGACCGGTGGCCTGTACACGTATTGCCAAAGGGAAAGGCGTATGCGGCTCGGCATGGGAGCAGGCCAAAACCCTCATTGTGCCCGATGTGGATGCCTTTCCGGGCCATATAGCCTGTAGTTCGCTTTCCAAATCCGAGATCGTACTGCCTGTGTTCAGTAATGGTGAAGTAGTAGGCGTGTTAGATGTCGACGCTTCGGAACTTGATCAGTTCGACGAGACCGATGCGCTATACCTTGAGCAGATCATACAACTCATAAATTTTGCATGA
- a CDS encoding alpha/beta hydrolase, which yields MSRIFLIPGLGADKRIYKNINPGSAADELIYIDWLKPAKTDTLTTYAQKLIDEYDITPGAVVIGNSLGGMLAVEIANKIQLKKVVLISSIKTANEAPFYFKLFKWVPIHRIIPGSLFSRMGGLIAPLFGKMYSVDAYLFNSMLQNTSPVFIKWAMSAALNWQNKIVPPNLYHITGDRDLIFDHKKIKEPIIIKGGTHIMIFDRAREINQLLKDILSH from the coding sequence ATGAGCAGGATATTCCTGATACCCGGTTTGGGCGCTGATAAACGTATCTACAAAAATATCAATCCAGGCAGCGCTGCCGATGAACTGATCTATATCGATTGGCTCAAACCCGCTAAAACCGATACTTTAACCACCTATGCGCAAAAGCTGATAGATGAATATGATATTACGCCCGGCGCTGTTGTTATTGGCAACTCGCTAGGCGGCATGCTGGCTGTAGAGATAGCCAATAAAATACAACTAAAAAAAGTGGTATTGATATCCAGCATAAAAACTGCTAATGAAGCGCCGTTTTATTTCAAGTTGTTTAAATGGGTACCCATTCACCGTATCATCCCGGGTAGTTTGTTTAGCCGCATGGGGGGATTGATAGCGCCCTTGTTCGGTAAAATGTATTCGGTTGATGCATACCTGTTCAATAGCATGCTGCAAAATACATCGCCGGTATTTATTAAATGGGCTATGAGTGCGGCGCTGAACTGGCAAAACAAAATTGTACCGCCAAATCTTTATCATATAACCGGCGACAGGGATTTGATATTTGATCATAAGAAGATCAAAGAACCGATTATTATAAAAGGCGGAACGCACATTATGATATTTGACCGTGCCCGGGAAATAAACCAATTGTTGAAAGATATACTAAGTCATTGA
- a CDS encoding DNA-3-methyladenine glycosylase encodes MKLPESYYTSSDVVSIARDLIGKYLFTRIDGLVTGGYIVETEAYNGIVDKASHAYGNRLTPRTSTMYQQGGIAYVYLCYGIHEMLNVVTSGEGQPHAVLIRAINPTVGLDVMQARRNMAVIKPNITMGPGSVAKALGISRKINAISLQSDTMWIEDQGLAFPDDAVAAVPRVGVDYAKEDALLPYRFYVKGNVFVSKPRQ; translated from the coding sequence TTGAAATTACCCGAATCTTATTATACCAGTAGTGATGTGGTCAGCATAGCGCGCGACCTTATAGGCAAGTACCTGTTTACCCGTATTGATGGTTTAGTTACTGGTGGTTACATTGTTGAAACAGAGGCATATAATGGCATTGTTGATAAAGCATCGCATGCCTATGGTAACCGACTTACGCCACGCACCAGTACGATGTACCAGCAGGGCGGTATAGCCTATGTTTACCTGTGTTACGGTATCCACGAAATGTTGAATGTGGTAACTTCGGGCGAAGGGCAACCCCATGCGGTTTTGATACGCGCTATAAACCCAACCGTTGGATTAGATGTAATGCAGGCGCGCCGTAACATGGCAGTAATTAAACCAAACATTACCATGGGGCCGGGTTCGGTAGCTAAAGCTTTAGGTATATCACGCAAAATAAACGCCATAAGTTTGCAAAGCGATACCATGTGGATAGAAGACCAGGGCTTAGCCTTCCCGGATGATGCCGTGGCTGCTGTGCCCCGCGTAGGCGTAGATTATGCCAAGGAAGACGCGCTATTGCCTTATCGCTTTTATGTGAAGGGGAATGTATTTGTGAGTAAGCCGAGGCAGTAG
- the kynU gene encoding kynureninase yields MIFQNTPEFASQLDAQDELKHLRSEFIIPQHNGKDAIYLCGNSLGLQPKATAEEIAKQMGSWASKGVEGWFDGDEPWLNYHQQLKSTLGEILGANEQEITVMNSLTVNLHLLLVSFYQPTAKKYKIIMEAGAFPSDQYALESQVRFHGFDPDDAIIEIHPRDGEYTLRTEDIIKTINDNTNELALVLFAGINYYTGQFFDMPAITQAAHAVGVYAGFDLAHTAGNVPLHLHNWEVDFACWCSYKYMNSGPGGISGIFVHEKHFGNTKLNRFAGWWGNRRDTQFKMAKGFEPERGADGWQVSTSPILLMAVHKVALDVFNKAGGMLSLRKKALLLTAYLEYLINNISSQQGQAIFKIITPTNAEKRGSQLSIICKENGKVIFNYLTENGVIGDWREPDVIRLSPVPLYNTFTDVCKTGQLLSTAAGI; encoded by the coding sequence ATGATTTTTCAAAACACACCTGAATTTGCCAGCCAGCTTGATGCGCAGGACGAACTGAAACATTTGCGTAGCGAGTTTATTATTCCGCAGCATAACGGCAAGGATGCTATTTACCTGTGCGGTAATTCTCTGGGCCTGCAACCTAAAGCAACAGCTGAGGAGATAGCGAAGCAAATGGGTAGCTGGGCGTCAAAAGGTGTTGAGGGTTGGTTTGATGGGGATGAACCCTGGTTAAACTATCACCAGCAGTTAAAAAGTACCCTTGGCGAAATTTTAGGCGCGAACGAACAGGAAATAACGGTGATGAACTCGCTTACTGTAAACCTGCATCTGCTGCTGGTAAGTTTCTATCAGCCAACAGCTAAAAAGTACAAGATCATTATGGAAGCGGGCGCTTTTCCTTCCGACCAGTATGCGCTGGAAAGCCAGGTACGTTTTCACGGATTTGACCCTGATGACGCGATCATCGAAATACATCCGCGTGATGGCGAATATACTTTACGGACTGAAGACATTATCAAAACTATAAACGACAATACCAATGAACTGGCCCTTGTGCTTTTTGCCGGGATAAACTATTATACAGGTCAGTTTTTTGATATGCCGGCCATTACACAGGCCGCGCATGCAGTTGGCGTGTATGCGGGGTTCGACCTGGCGCATACTGCGGGTAATGTGCCTTTGCATTTGCACAATTGGGAGGTAGATTTTGCCTGCTGGTGTTCGTACAAGTACATGAACTCGGGCCCGGGCGGTATCAGTGGGATATTTGTGCACGAAAAGCATTTCGGGAATACAAAGCTAAACCGATTTGCTGGCTGGTGGGGCAACCGCCGGGATACCCAGTTTAAAATGGCTAAAGGTTTCGAACCCGAGCGGGGTGCAGATGGGTGGCAAGTAAGTACCAGTCCGATACTTTTGATGGCTGTGCACAAAGTTGCGCTGGATGTATTTAATAAAGCGGGAGGGATGCTATCATTACGTAAAAAGGCCTTGCTGTTAACCGCTTATCTGGAATATTTAATCAATAACATTAGCAGTCAACAAGGCCAGGCAATATTTAAAATTATTACTCCAACGAATGCTGAAAAACGCGGCAGCCAGTTATCCATCATCTGTAAGGAAAACGGGAAAGTGATATTCAATTACCTCACCGAAAACGGCGTAATAGGCGATTGGCGTGAACCGGATGTGATCAGGCTTAGCCCGGTACCGTTGTACAATACTTTTACCGATGTTTGTAAAACAGGGCAATTACTATCGACCGCTGCAGGTATTTAA
- a CDS encoding histone deacetylase family protein: MLKIAFDLIYAHPLPEGHRFPMLKYELIPAQLLHEGLITPDNLFSPDELDDATILLTHDADYYKQLAELTLPPKEQRRIGFPLSARLIERERRIAKGTIDGCHYARQYGVAFNVAGGTHHAGTNWGEGFCMLNDQAIAANYLLNNKLATSILIIDLDVHQGNGTAQIFENETRVFTCSMHGANNFPYRKEQSDLDIALSDGVTGEEYLSILKATLSKLIAQQKPDFIFYLSGVDVLATDKLGKLSLTIEECKARDKFVFEQCLQHHIPVQVSMGGGYSPDIKHIVEAHCNTFRLADEMWF; the protein is encoded by the coding sequence ATGTTAAAAATCGCCTTCGATCTCATTTACGCGCATCCCCTGCCGGAGGGGCACCGTTTCCCCATGCTGAAATATGAGTTGATACCAGCACAATTACTGCACGAAGGATTGATCACTCCCGACAATCTGTTTTCTCCTGATGAACTGGACGACGCCACGATCCTGCTAACACATGATGCGGATTACTACAAGCAATTAGCTGAATTAACTTTACCGCCCAAAGAACAACGACGCATAGGTTTCCCTTTATCGGCACGGTTAATTGAGCGGGAACGCCGCATTGCCAAAGGCACTATTGACGGCTGTCACTATGCGCGGCAATATGGCGTGGCTTTTAACGTAGCCGGTGGTACGCACCATGCCGGCACCAACTGGGGCGAAGGCTTTTGCATGTTAAACGACCAGGCTATTGCAGCTAATTATTTGCTGAATAATAAATTAGCCACATCTATCTTAATTATTGATTTAGATGTGCACCAAGGCAATGGCACGGCACAGATATTTGAAAATGAGACCCGGGTATTTACATGCTCTATGCATGGCGCCAATAATTTCCCTTATCGGAAGGAGCAGTCCGATTTGGATATTGCTTTGTCTGATGGGGTGACCGGAGAGGAGTATCTGAGCATACTTAAAGCAACTTTGTCTAAACTTATCGCACAACAAAAACCTGATTTTATATTTTACCTCTCAGGTGTGGATGTGCTGGCTACTGATAAATTAGGCAAACTATCCTTAACTATTGAAGAATGTAAAGCACGCGACAAGTTTGTATTTGAACAATGCCTGCAACATCATATTCCTGTACAGGTAAGCATGGGCGGCGGCTATTCGCCCGATATTAAGCATATTGTAGAAGCGCATTGTAATACTTTTAGACTGGCAGATGAGATGTGGTTTTAA
- a CDS encoding MATE family efflux transporter, with protein sequence MKAFYQKYKTHYSENLKLAIPVVITQAGHMLTQVSDSVLVGHFVGTIALAGVSLANNVFIIVMVLGMGIAYGITPLIAQANGREDFAGCGKLLINSLFINIISGIILCLVIQFGFNSVIPYLHQSPLVVEQARPFLYLLGLSMIPMLVFNTFKQFAQGLGFTKQAMMISIWGNVINIVLGIIFVKGWFGIPPMGIRGVGYSTLIDRCIMAVVMFIYVLRSVHFKKYLHEFAIRNISRVRSFQLYKIGLPVSLQYIFEVSAFCGAGFIIGTISPVALAAHQVALSLASLTYIMASGMADAAAIKTGNHFGAKNHQALRLSAISSYHMIIAFMSITALIFAFGNHLLPWIYSSDERVIAIAAQLLIIAAFFQLFDGTQVIGLGTLRGMGDVNIPAFITFLAYWILGLPIGYLLGIHYKMGVSGVWYGLTLGLMAASILLFVRFQRMSRKFSNI encoded by the coding sequence ATGAAAGCCTTTTACCAGAAATACAAAACACATTATTCCGAAAATTTAAAACTGGCTATCCCTGTGGTGATTACCCAGGCAGGGCACATGCTTACCCAGGTAAGTGATAGTGTTTTGGTTGGGCACTTTGTAGGTACCATTGCACTTGCCGGGGTGTCGCTGGCCAATAATGTTTTTATTATTGTTATGGTGCTTGGCATGGGGATAGCCTATGGCATAACCCCGCTTATTGCACAGGCAAACGGCCGCGAAGACTTTGCGGGCTGCGGCAAGCTGTTAATAAACAGTTTGTTTATCAATATCATCAGCGGCATTATTTTATGCCTGGTTATTCAATTTGGGTTTAATTCTGTAATACCCTATTTGCATCAATCGCCATTGGTTGTTGAACAGGCCCGGCCGTTTTTGTACCTACTGGGCTTATCTATGATACCCATGCTCGTATTCAACACATTCAAACAATTTGCACAAGGCCTGGGCTTTACCAAACAAGCCATGATGATATCCATTTGGGGCAATGTGATAAACATTGTACTGGGAATTATATTCGTAAAAGGCTGGTTTGGGATACCGCCAATGGGTATTCGTGGTGTAGGTTACAGCACGCTGATAGACCGCTGCATAATGGCCGTTGTTATGTTTATTTACGTATTGCGGTCGGTACACTTTAAAAAATATCTGCACGAGTTCGCCATCAGGAATATTAGCAGGGTGCGCAGTTTTCAGTTGTACAAAATTGGCCTGCCTGTTTCCCTTCAATACATCTTTGAGGTGAGTGCGTTTTGCGGGGCCGGGTTTATTATAGGCACTATCAGCCCCGTAGCACTTGCGGCACACCAGGTAGCCTTAAGCCTGGCATCGCTTACTTACATTATGGCCAGCGGCATGGCCGATGCCGCAGCTATTAAAACGGGCAACCATTTCGGCGCGAAAAACCACCAGGCCCTACGTTTGTCGGCTATATCCAGCTATCATATGATTATCGCATTTATGAGCATTACAGCGCTGATTTTTGCTTTTGGGAACCATTTATTACCATGGATCTATTCTTCAGATGAGCGGGTAATAGCTATTGCAGCACAATTACTTATTATAGCTGCATTCTTCCAGTTATTTGATGGCACCCAAGTTATTGGTTTGGGCACGCTGCGTGGCATGGGTGATGTTAATATACCGGCGTTTATTACCTTTTTAGCTTATTGGATATTGGGTTTACCTATAGGATATTTATTAGGCATACACTACAAGATGGGCGTCAGCGGCGTGTGGTATGGTTTAACCCTGGGGTTAATGGCAGCCTCTATATTATTGTTTGTGCGGTTTCAACGGATGAGCAGGAAGTTTAGCAATATATAA